In Nostoc sp. GT001, a genomic segment contains:
- a CDS encoding energy-coupling factor ABC transporter permease, with protein MHIPDGFVSIPVAGATGLASAAALFVAFGRSQEAFGIRRAPILGLTTAFIFAAQMINFPVAGGTSGHLLGGTLAAIVLGSPWAGTLCIATVLIIQAVLFADGGITALGANILNMGVIGVWVGWVLTETLQRLFGGSKGRLPLAAGIAGGVSVVVAAIACAIELALSGTAPVAIVLPAMTGVHILIGIGEGLITGGVLTYLATARPDLLPGEQQEFRGWSVPIVTIFLIAGVLSLFASAWPDGLEKVAENTGFIDLAQKVRIIVPTPLADYGIEGLGAIGTSIAGLVGAAVCFAVAFGIAKVVKPKNA; from the coding sequence ATGCATATTCCTGATGGATTTGTTTCTATTCCGGTGGCAGGGGCTACTGGTTTAGCGAGTGCGGCAGCGTTGTTTGTTGCTTTCGGGCGATCGCAAGAGGCTTTTGGGATTCGTCGTGCCCCGATATTGGGACTCACCACCGCCTTCATTTTTGCTGCCCAGATGATCAATTTTCCAGTAGCAGGAGGTACTAGTGGTCACTTGTTAGGGGGAACCTTAGCTGCGATCGTTTTAGGCAGTCCTTGGGCAGGAACGTTGTGTATCGCCACAGTTTTAATTATTCAAGCTGTGTTATTTGCTGATGGTGGTATTACTGCCTTGGGAGCAAATATTTTGAATATGGGAGTGATTGGTGTTTGGGTAGGCTGGGTTTTAACCGAAACCTTGCAACGGTTGTTTGGCGGATCTAAAGGGCGCTTACCTTTGGCTGCTGGTATAGCAGGGGGTGTAAGTGTAGTGGTAGCTGCGATCGCTTGTGCCATTGAATTAGCCCTCTCTGGAACTGCACCTGTAGCGATAGTTTTACCAGCCATGACTGGTGTGCATATTTTGATCGGTATTGGCGAAGGGCTGATTACCGGGGGTGTGCTGACTTATCTGGCCACCGCTCGACCAGATTTATTGCCAGGGGAACAGCAGGAGTTTCGCGGCTGGTCAGTGCCTATTGTCACTATTTTCTTAATTGCGGGAGTACTCTCACTCTTTGCCTCAGCATGGCCTGATGGTTTGGAGAAAGTTGCCGAAAATACGGGCTTTATCGACTTAGCCCAGAAAGTACGGATAATTGTGCCGACTCCCTTGGCTGACTATGGAATTGAGGGCTTGGGGGCAATTGGCACTAGTATCGCTGGGCTGGTGGGAGCTGCGGTTTGCTTTGCTGTTGCCTTTGGAATTGCCAAGGTAGTGAAACCGAAGAATGCTTAA
- a CDS encoding DUF1361 domain-containing protein, with protein sequence MKEELIARVVQVLQINMKWMTWNLFLAFIPLALSVWLFRMRRGGTWLWWLGFLVFYAFLPNAPYLLTDVIHLIDDIRTIQSVWMITLVLIPVYLLVILGGFEAYVISLINWGHYLHRIGKSQWIWRVETITHFLCAVGVYWGRFLRFNSWDFITQPDALLTKGVEEILGKQPLVIIAITFVVLAGLYWIMKRVTLGLSQRDSRIGVNSERANSNTPNI encoded by the coding sequence ATGAAAGAAGAATTGATAGCCAGAGTTGTGCAGGTCTTGCAAATTAATATGAAGTGGATGACTTGGAATTTATTTCTGGCTTTTATACCTTTGGCTTTGAGTGTCTGGCTATTTCGCATGAGGCGTGGCGGCACTTGGCTTTGGTGGCTAGGATTCTTAGTTTTCTATGCTTTTTTACCAAATGCACCATATTTGTTAACCGATGTAATTCACTTAATAGATGATATCCGCACCATTCAATCGGTATGGATGATTACTTTGGTACTTATTCCTGTATATTTGCTAGTAATTTTAGGTGGATTTGAAGCTTATGTAATATCGTTAATTAATTGGGGTCACTACTTACATCGTATTGGTAAGAGCCAATGGATTTGGCGCGTTGAGACGATTACACATTTTCTTTGTGCTGTTGGTGTTTATTGGGGGCGATTTTTGCGTTTCAACAGTTGGGATTTTATTACTCAACCCGATGCCTTACTAACTAAAGGGGTAGAAGAAATTTTGGGAAAACAGCCCTTGGTGATTATTGCTATCACCTTTGTGGTACTTGCAGGTTTGTACTGGATTATGAAACGAGTAACTTTAGGTCTTAGCCAACGAGATAGTAGAATCGGCGTCAATTCAGAACGCGCAAACTCTAACACGCCGAACATTTGA
- a CDS encoding glycosyltransferase, with product MKTNSSNSLLPVSTGPLKISELPPNPVGIDDDNSIHLSLVIPTYKERDNIKNVVSILSQLLDESIAGNYELIVVDDDSPDRTWEIAQSLTTEYLQLRVMRRQQERGLSSAVIRGWQAATGSVLGVIDGDLQHPPEVLIQLLHNIDQGADLAVASRHVEGGGVSSWSVVRRFLSRGAQLLGLVILPGVVGRVSDPMSGYFMVRRSAIAGATLNPVGYKILLEVIGRGKVDQVAEVGYVFCERKEGESKVTWKQYIDYIHHLVRLRLSTGKVGRLSRKVNFPVGRFVRFGFVGFSGVFVDLTVFHLLRTVIHLGLTRSTILSAGVAIVNNFLWNDVWTFSDISQRQRALHQRFKRFLKFSAVCLAGVILQALIINFLYNILEINQYLAKLIAIAVATIWNFWVNLKLSWRVTDVK from the coding sequence ATGAAAACAAACTCATCCAACTCGCTGTTACCAGTATCAACTGGCCCACTAAAGATTTCAGAGTTGCCCCCCAACCCCGTGGGTATAGATGATGATAATTCTATTCATCTTTCTCTAGTGATTCCTACTTATAAAGAGCGTGACAACATCAAGAATGTAGTCAGTATATTGAGTCAATTACTGGATGAATCTATTGCAGGAAACTATGAACTAATAGTAGTAGATGATGATAGCCCAGACCGAACCTGGGAGATAGCGCAATCTTTGACGACAGAATACCTCCAGTTGCGAGTGATGCGACGCCAACAAGAACGGGGTCTGTCCTCAGCGGTGATTCGTGGGTGGCAAGCAGCTACGGGGAGTGTACTGGGGGTGATTGATGGAGATTTACAGCATCCACCAGAGGTATTAATACAACTGTTGCATAATATTGATCAGGGAGCAGATTTGGCAGTAGCTAGCCGTCATGTAGAAGGAGGCGGTGTTAGTAGTTGGAGTGTTGTTAGGCGTTTCTTGTCTCGTGGCGCTCAGTTGTTAGGCTTGGTAATCTTACCGGGGGTAGTGGGCAGAGTTTCTGACCCGATGAGTGGTTATTTTATGGTGCGCCGGAGTGCGATCGCAGGTGCGACACTCAATCCAGTTGGATATAAAATTCTTCTAGAAGTAATTGGCCGGGGAAAAGTAGACCAAGTTGCCGAGGTTGGGTATGTATTTTGCGAACGCAAAGAGGGTGAGAGTAAGGTGACATGGAAGCAATATATAGATTACATCCACCACTTAGTGCGATTGCGGCTTTCCACAGGGAAAGTAGGACGATTGAGTAGAAAAGTCAATTTCCCCGTCGGTCGATTTGTCCGTTTTGGGTTTGTTGGCTTTAGTGGTGTGTTTGTGGATTTAACGGTGTTTCACTTACTGCGTACTGTAATTCATTTAGGTTTAACTCGCAGTACGATTCTTTCGGCCGGAGTGGCAATCGTAAATAATTTCCTATGGAATGACGTATGGACTTTTAGTGATATTTCTCAAAGGCAACGTGCTTTGCATCAACGTTTCAAGCGATTTTTGAAGTTCAGCGCGGTCTGTTTGGCAGGAGTTATATTACAAGCTCTAATAATTAATTTTCTCTATAATATCTTGGAAATAAATCAGTATTTAGCTAAGTTGATCGCGATCGCAGTTGCTACCATCTGGAATTTCTGGGTTAATTTGAAACTTAGCTGGCGCGTCACAGACGTGAAATAA
- a CDS encoding ABC transporter ATP-binding protein: MKSLTSNPQLSTDNPHAAVVEVENLVYAYSHQEPVLQEISFTLNKGDRVALMGATGSGKSTLLENLIGLKQPQSGKITINGIPVEPQTLAQVRRQIGFSFQDANDQLFMPTILEDITFGPRNYGISPAEASDRAYQLLADFGLEAYANRSAHELSGGQRRLAALASILALEPTILILDEPTNGLDPAWRRHLAQVLLKLPVQAILIASHDLHWLGRVTQRALVLSGGRIQIDSDIQPLLQDGATLDQLGLPIDW, translated from the coding sequence TTGAAATCATTGACTTCTAATCCCCAATTATCAACCGATAATCCCCATGCAGCTGTAGTCGAGGTTGAGAACCTGGTGTATGCATATTCCCACCAGGAGCCAGTATTACAGGAAATATCTTTTACCTTGAACAAAGGCGATCGCGTCGCATTGATGGGAGCAACTGGTTCGGGAAAAAGTACCTTGTTGGAGAACCTAATCGGCTTAAAACAACCGCAATCTGGGAAAATAACGATTAATGGTATTCCCGTAGAACCACAAACTTTAGCCCAAGTACGTCGTCAAATTGGCTTTAGCTTCCAAGATGCCAACGACCAACTATTTATGCCGACTATCTTGGAAGATATTACCTTTGGGCCACGTAACTATGGGATATCACCAGCAGAAGCAAGCGATCGCGCCTACCAGTTATTAGCTGATTTTGGTCTAGAAGCTTACGCCAATCGTTCCGCCCACGAACTTTCTGGTGGACAAAGACGCCTAGCCGCCCTAGCCTCGATTTTAGCCCTAGAACCAACAATTCTAATTTTGGATGAGCCAACTAACGGTCTCGATCCAGCATGGCGGCGTCATTTGGCGCAAGTATTATTAAAGTTACCTGTGCAAGCGATCTTAATTGCCTCCCACGATCTCCATTGGCTAGGCAGAGTTACTCAACGCGCTTTAGTACTGTCTGGTGGTCGTATTCAAATAGACAGCGATATTCAACCACTGTTACAAGATGGTGCTACTTTAGACCAGTTGGGTTTGCCGATAGATTGGTGA
- a CDS encoding iron uptake porin, with product MSLLMVSVLATAPISALNLPEKSVILPENPVQQSTQDNLSQVVSPAEITPPEFVQPDITTSSAIKNKYENILRKSREKIQFISSPNLPELKDTQPVTEVVQNQESTEEFPQSPHPPDSDNPMSQVTSVSQLQDVQPSDWSFGALQSLVERYGCIEGYADGTYLGNRSISRYEFAAGLNACLEKINDAMPAVVTEPVLSVAVGVVTERSRSAASCREERSRSAGYAYTNNKINNVNKEDLILLQRLQGEFKAELQQLQQRVEAVEKQTSELQGNRFSTTTRLFGQAIFSVQGTNSPDVDLFPRDGVPERQGKTNVTFTSSAQLTLATSFTGRDLLLTGLSAGNLGSNASLLSTNMGRLGFESNTNNNLVISDLSYRFLASNNLGIVVGTAGVNPINTFRGISPLEGSSDGAISLFGQRNPILGIGNGNGGIGFDWQISDRISLQGVYSAEIPSFPGDTKQGGLFGGRYTAGAQLSLAPTNNVDVGVHYLYSHSPDGLLGGGIGDSQLISPFADPTAFDTQAIGATVAWRINPNLHLGGWGGFTSSKPSKLSGSVETTNWMVFAAFPNLLRPGNLGGVLVGQPPKITSSTLPDGFNFPNFSDGGTAGGRSDTSIHVEVFYRAQLSDNIALTPGLFVIFNPDHNAANDALIVGTLRASFRF from the coding sequence ATGAGTCTACTGATGGTGAGTGTGCTGGCAACAGCGCCAATATCTGCGCTCAATTTACCAGAAAAGTCCGTAATTCTGCCAGAAAACCCGGTGCAGCAGTCAACACAGGATAATTTATCTCAAGTTGTCTCACCTGCTGAAATTACACCACCTGAATTCGTACAACCAGATATAACCACCTCGTCAGCGATCAAAAATAAGTACGAGAATATACTTAGAAAAAGTAGAGAAAAAATTCAATTTATCAGTTCCCCTAACTTACCTGAATTAAAAGATACTCAACCTGTAACAGAAGTTGTACAGAACCAGGAAAGTACAGAAGAATTTCCCCAATCTCCTCATCCTCCAGACTCAGACAACCCAATGTCTCAAGTCACCTCAGTATCGCAACTCCAGGACGTGCAACCCTCCGACTGGTCTTTTGGTGCTTTGCAGTCTTTAGTAGAACGCTATGGCTGCATTGAGGGATACGCTGATGGGACTTATCTGGGGAATCGTAGCATCAGCCGTTATGAATTTGCGGCTGGTTTAAATGCTTGTTTGGAGAAGATTAACGATGCGATGCCTGCGGTGGTCACTGAGCCTGTCCTGAGCGTAGCCGTTGGCGTGGTCACTGAGCGTAGTCGAAGTGCAGCCTCTTGTAGAGAAGAGCGCAGCCGAAGTGCGGGCTACGCCTACACTAACAATAAAATTAATAATGTTAATAAGGAAGATTTAATCTTGCTGCAAAGATTACAGGGCGAGTTCAAAGCAGAGTTGCAGCAATTACAGCAGCGTGTTGAAGCTGTGGAAAAGCAGACTAGTGAATTACAAGGAAATCGGTTTTCCACAACAACCAGATTATTTGGTCAAGCGATTTTTAGCGTGCAGGGAACCAATAGCCCCGACGTGGATTTGTTTCCGAGAGATGGAGTACCTGAACGCCAGGGAAAAACCAATGTGACTTTTACAAGTAGCGCCCAACTAACCTTAGCAACGTCATTTACAGGACGAGATTTGCTATTAACAGGGCTGTCTGCGGGTAATTTGGGTTCTAATGCATCGTTGTTATCTACCAATATGGGGCGGTTGGGTTTCGAGTCAAATACAAACAACAATCTAGTTATTAGTGACTTATCTTATCGATTTCTCGCCTCGAATAACTTAGGAATTGTCGTCGGTACGGCGGGAGTCAATCCGATAAACACCTTTCGCGGTATTAGCCCTTTAGAAGGTTCTAGCGATGGCGCAATTTCTCTATTTGGTCAGCGGAACCCGATTTTAGGTATTGGTAACGGGAATGGTGGTATAGGCTTTGACTGGCAGATTAGCGATCGCATCAGTTTACAAGGCGTTTATAGTGCCGAAATACCCAGTTTTCCTGGCGACACCAAGCAGGGCGGACTATTTGGTGGTAGATATACTGCTGGCGCTCAGTTAAGTTTAGCACCCACAAATAACGTCGATGTCGGCGTACATTATCTCTATTCCCACTCCCCAGATGGCTTACTGGGAGGTGGTATTGGTGATTCTCAACTGATTTCACCTTTTGCAGATCCTACAGCTTTCGATACCCAAGCTATTGGCGCTACCGTTGCTTGGCGAATTAACCCTAACTTGCATTTGGGCGGTTGGGGTGGCTTTACTTCCTCCAAGCCATCTAAACTTTCTGGAAGTGTAGAAACTACTAACTGGATGGTGTTCGCGGCTTTTCCTAATTTGTTGCGTCCTGGGAATTTAGGGGGCGTTCTCGTTGGACAACCGCCCAAAATTACTTCCAGTACTTTACCCGACGGCTTCAATTTTCCCAACTTTTCTGATGGGGGGACAGCAGGTGGACGTAGTGACACATCAATTCACGTCGAAGTTTTTTACCGCGCCCAACTGAGCGACAATATCGCCTTGACTCCAGGCTTATTCGTTATTTTCAATCCCGATCACAATGCTGCTAACGATGCACTAATCGTTGGGACATTAAGAGCAAGTTTCCGGTTTTAA
- a CDS encoding phospholipid carrier-dependent glycosyltransferase translates to MRVLFQGAFYFYKKIISLLPASAIHFLPLADKNSGSQRKHWHNWHRLPPFWVNLLLILIWLIVGISLRLTNLTAKPPWTDEFATLVFSLGNTFLSVPLDQAIAPDILLQPLQPNPAASIGDVIHNLATQDSHPPLYFVLAYLWMKLFPSDGGLVSLFGARLLPAIFGAASIPCVYVLGRVAFRSSLVGHLTAAMMAISPYGVFLAQEARHYTLAILWVIGSLTCLVIATRHIQNRTPLPIWVALFWIGINALGIATHYFFTLTLCTEVVVLIFLAWLQLQTSSSPSELGRVKGKGEGGKVLNPLPFTLSPFPSPHPAFLGWQTTSSKFSLLFSPPWRRIYAVAIGTCVAGLIWIPTLLENENRGALTEWIRGSRVGLDWLSPIFQALGTLIAMISLLPVESSQALVVIPSGVVMLTFFIWAVPILLRGIKIQLQHPENRIMIQVFAGVVISAIAIFFIFTYFLGIDLTRGARYNFVYFPAIVVLLGASLAVCWHPPQEWMETEPGKNGITSIGKWGINGKKAVMLIWLMGFFSAVTVICNLGYQKYYRPDLFVQLIQQTSPTPVLIATTHKTYVHTGEMMGVAREIKRANSLQNPLFLLAHQDRDPNASTIALENTLKQLPRPFDLWLVNFHDPVAETVKTCVTSDTQSLPPVDGYEYELYHCQ, encoded by the coding sequence ATGAGAGTTCTTTTCCAAGGTGCATTTTATTTTTACAAAAAAATTATCTCGTTGCTACCTGCATCTGCTATACATTTCCTGCCTCTGGCAGATAAAAACTCTGGCTCACAACGCAAGCATTGGCATAATTGGCATCGCCTTCCTCCTTTTTGGGTTAATCTCTTGCTGATCTTAATCTGGTTGATCGTCGGCATCAGCTTGCGCCTCACTAACTTGACTGCAAAGCCTCCTTGGACTGACGAGTTTGCCACCTTGGTGTTTAGCTTGGGGAATACTTTTTTATCAGTTCCCCTCGATCAAGCGATCGCACCTGATATTCTATTACAACCACTGCAACCAAACCCAGCGGCTAGTATTGGTGATGTCATTCATAACTTAGCCACACAAGATAGTCATCCACCACTGTATTTTGTGCTGGCTTATCTGTGGATGAAATTATTTCCCAGCGACGGAGGATTAGTATCGCTGTTTGGGGCGCGATTGCTACCAGCTATATTCGGCGCTGCCTCCATTCCGTGTGTTTATGTATTAGGTAGAGTAGCATTTCGTTCGTCATTAGTAGGACACTTGACTGCTGCCATGATGGCAATATCACCTTATGGCGTATTTTTAGCACAAGAAGCGCGTCATTACACTTTGGCAATCTTATGGGTAATTGGTTCCCTCACCTGCTTAGTAATTGCCACACGTCATATTCAAAACCGCACACCTTTACCTATATGGGTAGCACTTTTCTGGATAGGAATTAATGCTTTAGGTATTGCTACTCATTATTTTTTCACCCTGACTCTTTGCACAGAAGTCGTAGTTTTGATTTTTCTGGCTTGGCTTCAATTGCAAACTAGCAGTTCGCCAAGTGAACTTGGCAGGGTAAAGGGTAAGGGGGAAGGGGGAAAGGTTTTAAATCCTTTACCCTTTACCCTTTCCCCTTTCCCCAGCCCTCACCCAGCATTTTTGGGTTGGCAGACTACTAGCAGCAAATTTTCTCTCCTCTTCTCTCCTCCCTGGCGGCGCATCTATGCCGTTGCAATAGGTACTTGTGTAGCAGGTTTAATTTGGATACCAACCTTGTTAGAGAATGAAAATCGTGGTGCTTTGACCGAGTGGATTCGAGGTTCGCGCGTTGGACTAGATTGGTTAAGCCCAATTTTTCAAGCTTTAGGAACATTGATTGCCATGATTTCCCTATTACCAGTTGAATCTTCTCAAGCTTTGGTTGTGATTCCTTCTGGGGTAGTGATGCTGACTTTCTTTATTTGGGCAGTACCAATTTTGCTGCGTGGGATAAAAATTCAACTACAGCATCCAGAAAACCGGATAATGATTCAGGTGTTTGCTGGAGTAGTTATCAGTGCGATCGCAATCTTCTTTATCTTTACGTACTTTTTGGGTATTGACCTCACCAGGGGTGCTAGATATAACTTTGTTTACTTTCCCGCGATCGTGGTTTTACTAGGTGCAAGTCTCGCAGTTTGTTGGCATCCTCCCCAGGAATGGATGGAAACAGAGCCAGGGAAAAATGGGATAACAAGCATAGGTAAATGGGGAATAAACGGAAAAAAAGCCGTAATGTTAATTTGGTTAATGGGATTTTTCAGTGCAGTTACAGTAATCTGCAATCTCGGCTATCAAAAATATTATCGTCCTGACCTGTTTGTGCAACTAATTCAACAAACATCCCCAACACCAGTACTGATTGCCACCACCCACAAGACTTATGTACACACTGGGGAAATGATGGGAGTTGCGAGGGAAATTAAACGTGCAAATTCACTCCAAAATCCTCTGTTTCTCCTGGCTCATCAAGATCGAGATCCGAATGCTTCCACCATTGCTCTGGAAAATACTTTAAAACAATTACCACGACCTTTTGACTTGTGGCTGGTAAACTTTCACGACCCAGTAGCAGAAACCGTGAAAACATGTGTTACGTCTGATACTCAATCTTTGCCACCCGTAGACGGCTACGAATATGAACTTTATCATTGCCAATAA
- a CDS encoding putative PEP-binding protein, producing MNKLYWLDQIKLQDRAKVGDKAFYLSKIIQRGYPVMPGFVVSAEILRQFLENLNSSESLVADLPHSSLHLDVTNWRQLQQVASRLRQEILTATVTQEWVSTIFQAAREWQTSCLILRPSLTVSTATPGINNNISGLLESVFCQCEPEAIALALKRTWSQIFRARSLLYWQHLGINLQQINLAVLVQPVENAIASGSLTTNASGWEIEATLGLGIAIALGEVQPDVYYIQPETGVVLEQQLGNKMLAYGVDDAAPKVFSQPVPNSALTTDRTCLITYLLPEAQQKQYSLQEEYLQQIIALGTQLVSELGKTFTIKWTIAEQTTSGKLYITQVSPSQSVIPHLHFIRGLGAAGGRVAATALVIINPQQKPEQLPKGVILVIPTITPDWLPLLQQVGGIITEQGGLTSHAAILARELSITAVVNATSATTLIQTGERLLLDGDRGEVYRIKGDSKEEMERGREENLLSSHHPNPKVPHPAVTSHLPMIATQLLVNLSQFTLIEQVQNLPVDGVGLLRSELMVLNILNGQHPNSWILSGRQAELLELWSEQIMQFARAFAPRPVFYRSLDWRSQDLPSLRDSLESSPQSMLGERGTFSYLRNPAVFELELKALASVQRAGYTNVNLLLPFVRTVEEFIFCRRKVEQAFLTEVAQFQLWMMAEVPSVLFLLPEYVKAGVAGISIGTNDLTQLLLGVDREQGQLAKVFNERHPAVMSAIAQLIQMAKSADIPCSICGQAPALYPEIIDKLVEWGITSISVEPEAVERTYQAIARAEQRLILAAARRKLQ from the coding sequence GTGAATAAACTCTACTGGCTAGATCAAATTAAACTACAAGACCGCGCCAAAGTAGGTGATAAAGCCTTTTACTTGAGCAAAATTATCCAGCGTGGCTATCCGGTGATGCCTGGTTTTGTAGTTTCGGCAGAAATTTTGCGGCAATTTCTCGAAAATCTCAATAGTTCAGAATCATTAGTAGCTGACTTACCCCATTCTTCGCTACATCTTGATGTCACTAATTGGCGTCAACTTCAGCAGGTGGCTAGCCGCTTGCGCCAAGAAATTCTGACTGCGACTGTAACTCAGGAGTGGGTGAGTACAATTTTTCAAGCCGCTAGAGAATGGCAAACTAGCTGTTTGATTCTTCGACCTTCTTTAACAGTATCAACTGCTACTCCAGGTATAAACAACAATATATCGGGTTTACTGGAATCGGTATTTTGCCAGTGCGAACCGGAAGCGATCGCTTTGGCTCTAAAACGTACCTGGAGTCAAATATTTCGAGCTCGGAGTCTATTATATTGGCAGCACTTAGGAATTAATCTGCAACAAATTAATCTCGCAGTTTTGGTGCAACCTGTTGAAAATGCGATCGCCAGTGGCTCGCTCACAACCAATGCCTCTGGGTGGGAAATTGAAGCTACTTTGGGATTAGGAATTGCGATCGCTCTTGGCGAAGTCCAGCCAGATGTTTACTACATTCAACCGGAAACTGGGGTTGTGCTTGAGCAACAACTGGGCAATAAAATGCTGGCTTATGGCGTTGATGATGCAGCGCCTAAAGTTTTTTCGCAACCCGTGCCGAACTCAGCGTTAACAACAGATCGCACCTGTCTGATTACCTATCTACTTCCAGAAGCCCAACAAAAACAGTACTCTTTACAAGAAGAATACTTACAACAAATAATTGCTCTGGGAACTCAACTGGTAAGTGAACTAGGTAAAACCTTTACCATTAAATGGACTATCGCCGAGCAAACTACATCTGGAAAGCTCTACATCACACAAGTTAGTCCTTCACAATCTGTAATTCCCCACTTACACTTCATTCGGGGACTAGGAGCAGCCGGGGGACGGGTTGCAGCCACTGCCCTGGTAATTATTAATCCGCAACAGAAACCCGAACAACTACCGAAGGGAGTCATTTTAGTAATACCAACCATTACACCTGATTGGTTGCCATTATTACAACAAGTTGGTGGTATTATCACAGAACAAGGGGGATTAACCAGTCACGCGGCAATTCTAGCTAGAGAATTAAGTATTACAGCAGTAGTAAATGCAACATCTGCCACAACTTTAATCCAAACTGGCGAACGATTGCTGCTTGATGGCGACAGAGGAGAAGTTTATCGCATCAAAGGAGACTCAAAGGAGGAGATGGAGAGAGGGAGAGAAGAAAATCTTCTTTCCTCCCATCACCCCAATCCGAAAGTGCCTCATCCTGCTGTTACGTCTCATCTACCTATGATTGCTACCCAACTGCTGGTTAACTTGAGTCAATTCACTTTAATAGAACAAGTGCAAAACCTGCCTGTGGATGGAGTGGGATTGTTGCGTTCCGAATTGATGGTACTAAATATATTGAACGGGCAACATCCCAATAGTTGGATTTTAAGCGGGCGTCAGGCAGAATTGTTAGAGCTATGGTCTGAGCAGATTATGCAATTTGCTCGTGCCTTTGCACCAAGACCAGTTTTTTATCGTTCTTTAGATTGGCGATCGCAAGATTTACCATCATTGCGTGATAGTTTAGAATCTTCGCCCCAATCGATGTTAGGTGAACGCGGCACTTTTAGCTATTTACGAAATCCCGCAGTATTTGAGTTGGAACTGAAAGCTTTGGCAAGCGTACAGCGAGCTGGTTACACCAATGTCAACCTACTGTTGCCTTTTGTGCGGACTGTAGAAGAATTTATTTTTTGCCGTCGCAAAGTTGAGCAAGCTTTTTTAACCGAAGTGGCACAGTTTCAATTGTGGATGATGGCAGAAGTACCAAGTGTCTTGTTTTTATTACCAGAATATGTGAAAGCAGGTGTAGCCGGAATTTCTATTGGTACAAATGACCTGACCCAATTATTGCTAGGAGTGGATCGAGAACAAGGGCAGCTAGCCAAAGTATTTAATGAACGTCATCCAGCCGTTATGAGTGCGATCGCTCAACTGATCCAAATGGCTAAAAGTGCCGATATACCTTGTTCAATCTGCGGTCAAGCACCAGCCCTCTATCCAGAAATTATTGATAAATTAGTGGAATGGGGTATTACTTCCATTTCTGTTGAACCGGAAGCAGTCGAACGAACATATCAAGCGATCGCTCGTGCTGAACAACGTCTGATTTTAGCAGCAGCACGACGAAAACTTCAGTAG